A genomic region of Paralichthys olivaceus isolate ysfri-2021 chromosome 18, ASM2471397v2, whole genome shotgun sequence contains the following coding sequences:
- the LOC109626301 gene encoding prolactin-releasing peptide receptor-like encodes MGEHHSGSVGVTQPSVSGEQMDGRIYEVAVQSNSTNHTSQFADVALLQKFKSLIIPCYVLVVVVGVFGNYLLLYVICRTRKMHSVTNFFIGNLAFSDMLMCVTCVPFTLAYAFNPHGWVFGRSMCYVVFLVQPVTVYVSVFTLTAIAVDRYYATVHPLKKRTSVATCASVLTGIWLLSCGLVAPAVTHTYHVEFKEEGFTICEEFWLGQEKERRAYAYSTLLVTYVLPLSAVFISYLCITVKLRNCVAPGHRTQDQTGAQQARKRKIFRLVALLVSAFAVCWLPIHVFNVLRDVDIHLINKRYFLLIQLLCHLCAMSSSCCNPFLYAWLHDRFRTELRKMFKCRHRIGVPANHCAASVVL; translated from the exons ATGGGGGAGCACCACAGTGGCTCGGTCGGAGTCACACAACCATCTGTGTCAGGAGAGCAGATGGACGGGCGCATTTACGAGGTCGCGGTGCAGAGCAACTCCACTAATCACACCTCCCAGTTTGCAGACGTGGCTCTGCTGCAGAAGTTCAAGTCCCTCATTATCCCCTGCTatgtgctggtggtggtggtgggcgtCTTCGGGAACTACCTGCTCCTCTACGTCATCTGCCGAACCCGAAAGATGCACAGTGTCACCAATTTCTTCATCGGCAACCTGGCCTTCTCCGACATGCTCATGTGTGTGACTTGTGTCCCTTTCACTCTCGCCTACGCCTTCAATCCACACGGTTGGGTATTTGGCCGCTCAATGTGTTATGTGGTGTTCCTCGTCCAACCGGTCACAGTCTACGTTTCAGTCTTCACACTCACAGCTATTGCGGTGGACAG ATATTACGCAACTGTTCATCCCCTAAAGAAGCGCACCTCAGTGGCCACCTGTGCCTCTGTCCTCACAGGCATCTGGCTGCTGTCCTGCGGGCTGGTGGCTCCGGCAGTGACCCACACCTACCACGTCGAATTCAAAGAGGAGGGCTTCACCATTTGTGAGGAGTTCTGGTTGggacaagagaaagaaagacgtGCTTATGCATACAGCACCCTGCTGGTCACATATGTCCTGCCACTGTCAGCCGTCTTCATCTCTTATCTGTGCATCACTGTCAAACTGAGGAACTGTGTTGCACCAGGCCACAGGACACAAGACCAGACCGGTGCTCAGCAGGCTCGTAAGAGGAAGATCTTTCGCTTGGTCGCACTCCTGGTGTCTGCCTTTGCGGTGTGCTGGCTCCCGATTCATGTGTTCAACGTGCTGCGAGACGTTGACATCCACCTTATTAACAAGCGCTACTTCTTGCTTATACAACTGCTGTGCCACCTGTGCGCCATGAGCTCCTCTTGCTGCAACCCTTTCCTCTACGCATGGCTACACGACCGCTTCCGCACTGAGCTGCGCAAGATGTTCAAGTGCCGCCATCGAATTGGAGTGCCTGCCAATCACTGTGCCGCCAGTGTGGTCTTGTAA
- the anxa4 gene encoding annexin A4 produces MAAIGNRGTVTEASGFDPEADAQRLRGAMKGAGTDEMAVIDVLSHRTIAQRQRIKEAFKQAVGKDLAEELSSELSGNFRTVVLGLLMLGPVYDAYELRTAMKGAGTEEACLIDILASRTNSEIKTINAFFKKEHGKDLEDVVCGDTSGMFQRVLVSLLTAGRDEGDKVDEAQAVLDAKEIYEAGEARWGTDEVKFLTVLCVRNRNHLMRVFEEYQKISGRDIEDSIKREMSGCLEDVFLAIVKCMRNKPAFFAERLYKSMKGLGTTDSVLIRIMVARAEIDMLDIKAQFLKMYGKTLHSFIKGDTSGDYRKILLELCGGE; encoded by the exons ATGGCTGCG ATTGGAAACCGAGGAACAGTGACTGAGGCATCTGGTTTCGACCCAGAAGCAGATGCCCAGAGGCTCAGAGGAGCCATGAAGGGAGCTG GCACTGATGAGATGGCAGTCATCGACGTCCTCTCACACCGTACTATTGCCCAGCGGCAGCGCATCAAAGAGGCCTTCAAACAAGCAGTCGGGAAG GACCTGGCTGAGGAACTGTCCTCCGAGCTCAGTGGGAACTTCCGGACTGTGGTCCTAGGTCTGCTAATGCTGGGCCCTGTGTACGACGCCTACGAGCTGAGAACTGCGATGAAG GGGGCTGGGACAGAGGAGGCCTGTCTCATCGATATTCTCGCTTCAAGGACAaattctgaaataaaaaccatcAATGCCTTCTTCAAGAAAG aaCATGGGAAAGACCTGGAAGATGTTGTGTGTGGAGACACATCTGGAATGTTCCAGAGAGTCTTGGTCTCTTTACTCACA GCAGGACGGGATGAGGGTGATAAAGTGGACGAGGCCCAGGCTGTTCTAGACGCCAAG GAAATCTATGAGGCCGGTGAGGCTCGATGGGGCACAGACGAGGTGAAATTTCTCACAGTGCTTTGTGTGAGGAACCGAAACCATCTGATGCGAG TGTTCGAGGAGTATCAGAAGATTTCTGGAAGAGACATTGAGGACAGCATCAAGAGGGAGATGTCTGGCTGTCTGGAGGACGTCTTCCTGGCCATAG TGAAATGCATGAGGAACAAACCAGCGTTCTTTGCAGAGCGATTATACAAATCAATGAAG GGGCTGGGCACCACAGACAGTGTCCTCATCAGAATTATGGTCGCCAGGGCTGAGATTGACATGTTGGACATTAAGGCTCAGTTCCTGAAGATGTACGGCAAGACTCTGCACTCCTTCATCAAG GGAGACACATCTGGCGACTACCGCAAAATCCTGCTGGAGCTGTGCGGAGGCGAGTAG
- the LOC109626494 gene encoding AP2-associated protein kinase 1 isoform X2 produces the protein MRKFFDSRRELVSSGPGSGGGGGGGSGSSHAGGNFIGRAFTVGRHQVTVEEIVAEGGFAIVFLVRTNQGVRCALKRMYVNNEHDLQVCKLEIQIMKDLVGNKNIVGYLDSNITAMGSRDVWEVLILMDYCKGGQVVNLMNQRLQTGFTEAEVLQIFCDTCDAVSRLHQRKTPIIHRDLKVENILLHDKGHYVLCDFGSATNKFQSPQTEGVAVVEEEIKKYTTLSYRAPEMVNLYNNKIITTKADIWALGCLLYKLCFFTLPFGESQVAICDGSFTIPDNSRYSYDLHCLIRYTLEPDPDKRPDIYQVSHFAFKLAQRTCPVQNVKNSQIPSKLPEPIKASEAAAAKKSQTKPRLTDPIPTTETSITPRQRPKAAHTQPAAGILPIQPAALTPRKRANIPGGAAQPVGVSLNLSQPAAALQSQKAQTSALPLIQSQNNSGQAVAPQKQAVQPAAATAAETPPVAVVSPVTKSDVQSQAQPTVQQQTTPPSVVSSSSQQAAVTPSSPAPPQRPARRKQGSQPQQPAAQPSPSKPASAQPPVSQPSAASTEISQKSAETTPPASPKTTEERGHQRVPSDATASSIAAAPVSDSQQLQGANGDAALNQSLISQPSTTQHVHPGAGDGVQDQSKAGPTAPATGAATITPTQAAWNPFDDDNFSNNFSNLAAEELKSEDKKPNDLPSETEASSSEELIPGLQASTVENESQETIERPSAIVDSGASLLAAPDPFCTLELLDAPEKLIEGLKSPDTSSLMLPDLLSLSDPFGGSVEESAKDSLTADDSLLGCSLISAPSAPPAASSATSSVSSAPTSAASVLDDFSLLSGDSTQPKADSSLLISDFEPQQVSGDVGTEDEFDPIPVTGRKNSQVSGGHSRSNSGGSESSLPSLARSLLLVDQLIDL, from the exons ATGAGGAAGTTCTTCGATTCCCGTCGGGAGTTGGTCAGCTCCGGGCCTGGTTCCggtggaggaggcggcggcggctCCGGGTCCAGTCACGCAGGCGGAAATTTCATTGGACGAGCCTTCACTGTGGGAAGACACCAAGTCACTGTTGAGGAGATTGTTGCTGAAG GTGGTTTTGCCATTGTGTTCCTAGTGCGAACAAATCAAGGGGTGCGTTGTGCGCTGAAGAGGATGTATGTCAACAATGAGCATGATCTGCAGGTGTGCAAACTCGAGATTCAAATAATG AAAGACCTTGTTGGTAACAAGAATATTGTTGGTTATCTGGACTCCAATATCACAGCTATGGGATCAAGGGATGTATGGGAGGTCCTCATACTAATGGACTATTGCAAAG gagGGCAGGTGGTCAATTTGATGAATCAGAGGCTGCAGACTGGCTTCACCGAGGCTGAAGTGCTGCAGATCTTCTGTGACACATGCGATGCCGTTTCTCGTCTGCACCAGCGCAAGACGCCAATCATCCACAGAGACCTTAAG GTGGAGAACATCCTCCTGCATGACAAGGGTCATTATGTGCTGTGTGACTTCGGCAGTGCCACTAACAAGTTCCAGAGTCCGCAGACCGAAGGAGTTGCTGTGGTGGAGGAAGAGATCAAAAA atacACCACTTTATCATATCGTGCCCCTGAAATGGTTAACCTGTACAACAACAAGATTATCACCACAAAAGCAGATATCTGG GCACTGGGTTGTTTGCTGTACAAGCTGTGCTTCTTCACTCTGCCCTTTGGTGAAAGCCAGGTGGCCATCTGCGATGGCAGCTTCACCATTCCAGATAACTCTCGCTACTCTTACGATCTTCACTGCCTCATTA GATACACGCTGGAGCCAGACCCAGACAAAAGACCAGATATCTACCAGGTGTCCCACTTTGCTTTTAAACTAGCTCAGCGGACCTGCCCTGTTCAGAATGTGAAG AATTCTCAAATTCCCTCTAAACTTCCTGAGCCAATCAAAGCGAGTGAGGCTGCGGCAGCAAAGAAGAGCCAGACTAAGCCCAG ACTGACAGATCCTATTCCCACCACTGAAACCTCCATCACCCCTCGCCAGAGGCCCAAAGCAGCCCACACCCAGCCCGCTGCAGGCATTCTACCCATCCAGCCTGCTGCTCTCACCCCGCGCAAACGGGCTAATATCCCCGGTGGTGCAGCTCAGCCCGTCG GAGTTAGCTTAAACCTCTCTCagcctgctgcagctctgcagtcaCAGAAGGCGCAGACTTCAGCTCTGCCTCTCATCCAGTCGCAAAACAACTCCGGTCAGGCTGTGGCTCCGCAGAAACAG GCCGTGCAGCCAGCcgcagctacagcagcagagaccCCCCCAGTAGCAGTAGTATCACCAGTGACCAAGAGTGACGTCCAATCTCAAGCTCAGCCAACAGTCCAGCAGCAGACCACACCTCCCTCTGTGGTGAGCTCCTCCTCCCAGCAGGCAGCAGTGACTCCATCCAGCCCGGCCCCGCCTCAGCGTCCAGCTCGACGCAAGCAGGGTAGCCAGCCTCAGCAGCCGGCGGCTCAGCCATCGCCCAGCAAACCGGCCTCTGCTCAGCCACCTGTATCTCAGCCATCAGCTGCCTCCACTGAGATCAGCCAAAAATCAGCCGAGACG ACTCCACCTGCTTCTCCAAAGACAACTGAAGAGCGAGGGCACCAACGCGTCCCGAGTGACGCCACAGCAAGTAGCATCGCTGCAGCTCCAGTTAGTGActctcagcagctgcagggagcTAATGGAGATGCTGCTCTCAACCA ATCACTCATATCTCAACCAAGCACCACCCAGCATGTTCACCCCGGTGCTGGAGACGGAGTCCAGGACCAAAGCAAAGCTGGACCCACTGCTCCTGCCACCGGTGCTGCAACCATCACTCCGACACAGGCGGCGTGGAATCCCTTCGATGATGACAACTTCTCCAACAACTTCTCCAACCTTGCTGCTGAGGAATTAAAATCGGAAGACAAAAAGCCCAATG ACCTACCTTCAGAAACTGAGGCATCATCTTCTGAAGAGTTGATACCAGGCCTGCAGGCCTCAACTGTGGAAAACGAATCCCAAGAAACAA TTGAAAGACCGTCAGCCATCGTAGATTCAGGAGCTTCACTCTTGGCTGCACCAGATCCTTTCTGTACCCTCGAGCTGTTAGATGCACCAG AGAAGCTGATTGAAGGACTCAAATCTCCCGACACATCTTCACTCATGCTGCCTGACCTCTTGTCGTTGTCTGATCCCTTCGGTGGGTCAGTTGAAGAGTCTGCGAAAG ACTCCCTCACTGCAGACGATTCTCTCCTGGGCTGCTCCCTGATCTCTGCTCCGTCCGCCCCCCCAGCAGCGAGCAGCGCCACCTCCTCCGTATCCTCAGCCCCCACCTCCGCTGCCTCTGTTCTGGATGATTTCAGTCTGTTGTCTGGAGACTCCACACAGCCAAAAGCAG ACTCGTCTCTCCTGATCTCGGACTTTGAGCCCCAACAAGTCAGTGGAGATGTCGGCACAGAGGATGAGTTTGATCCTATTCCCGTCACAGGGCGAAAGAACTCCCAAG TTTCAGGAGGCCACTCGCGCAGTAACAGTGGCGGCTCTGAATCCAGCCTGCCCAGCCTGGCCCGCTCCCTGCTGCTGGTGGACCAGCTCATCGACTTGTAG